The following are encoded in a window of Sphaerodactylus townsendi isolate TG3544 unplaced genomic scaffold, MPM_Stown_v2.3 scaffold_487, whole genome shotgun sequence genomic DNA:
- the LOC125425444 gene encoding uncharacterized protein LOC125425444, whose product MSSSRGVNWSEEEVEAMILSVISRGVAPNLVGSGKAPNRKIYSGLSKAMARRGHNRSPTQIQNKWKALKKEYLKLRAACGGEPSVAGRPKHYSLMREAWLKAGGPEQTSEMKGGMSRDTEGALTTAGRSATETTTRAVGTQTEPSLDANYRDLERRLAVVEKWMNRRKGAARRLLAKRRAAEKAGKPHGAASSETSTKLP is encoded by the exons ATGTCGTCCTCTCGGGGTGTGAACTGGtcggaagaggaggtggaggcgatGATACTGTCTGTGATCAGCAGGGGGGTGGCGCCGAACCTGGTGGGTAGCGGGaaggctcccaacaggaaaatatactccggcctcagcaaggccatggcaaggaggGGACACAACAGGAGCCCTACTCAGATTCAAAACAAGTGGAAAGCGCTCAAAAAAGAGTACTTAAAGCTGAGAGCGGCCTGCGGTGGAGAACCAAGCGTcgctgggaggccaaagcactactccctcatgcgcgaggcttggctgaaggctggtggtcccgagcagacatcggaaatgaaggggg GAATGTCTAGGGACACAGAGGGGGCTCTAACCACGGCAGGGCGCTCTGCAACAGAAACCACGACACGtgcagttggcactcagacagagccatcgctggatgccaact ACAGGGATCTGgagcgcaggctggctgtggttgagaagtggatgaacaggaggaagggggccgccaggaggctcctggcaaagcggagggctgcagagaaggcaggcaaaccacatggCGCGGCATCCAGCGAAACAAGCACCAAACTTCCCTAA
- the LOC125425442 gene encoding protein ALP1-like has protein sequence MESHQVAMPPDTEETELLLLVVTLLCHWTRVVSAAQAFMHATDVHDSLPQASALSPVSGRRARGSRRWVALAAAPTPRRFWVYPHRSRDWWYNCVWSSWNDEEWLKNFRMSRGTFQRIVDSLAPALRRQDTRMRAALPVEMRVGMAIWYLASPNSFREVRQQFGVGTTTAFEAVHEFCEAVKNILFKRVVRFADPVEKVMRGFANIGFPQCVGAIDGCHIQILNPSDAPADYINRKRVASIVLMAVCDDKGRFFEVDIGHPGRSHDAHIFRGCHFTQAMDRGAFFPVNPVLSIHGVAVPPLILADGAFPMRRWLVKPYLHPRNAIERLSLGCPSKAPVRARWPIPLSQFYHPQ, from the exons atggaaagccatcaggtcGCAATGCCTCcggacacagaggagacagagctgcttcttctggttgtgacGCTTCTGTGCCACTGGACGAGGGTCGTGTCTGCCGCACAAGCCTTCATGCACGCCACGGATGTGCATGATAGTTTGCCGCAGGCTTCTGCACTTTCGccggtcagtgggcgcagggcgcgTGGGTCTCGCCGTTGGGTTGCCTTGGCCGCCGCCCCCACGCCGCGCCGCTTCTGGGTGTACCCGCAccgtagcagggactggtggtataacTGCGTGTGGTCATCATGGAACGATGAGGAATGGCTCAAGAACTTCCGCATGAGCAGAGGAACGTTCCAGAGGATCGTTGACAGCCTAGCACCAGCATTGAGGCGCCAAGACACACGCATGCGGGCGGCGTTGCCCGTGGAGATGCGAGTGGGGATGGCCATTTGGTATCTGGCCAGTCCCAACTCCTTCAGGGAGGTgcggcagcagtttggagtgggcaccaccaccgctttcgaggctgtccatgaattctgtgaagccgtgaagaacatcctgttcaagagggttgtccggtttgcggatccagtggagaag gttatgcgCGGATTTGCCAACATAGGCTTCCCACAGTGCGTCGGAGCAATTGATGGGTGCCACATACAGATTCTAAACCCATCGGACGCCCCTGCggactacatcaacaggaagagggtggcctccattgttcttatggctgtttgcGATGACAAAGGACgcttctttgaggtggacattggtcaccccgGTAGAAGCCACGACGCGCACATTTTCAGgggttgccatttcacacaggccaTGGACAGGGGGGCCTTCTTCCCAGTTAACCCTGTATTGTCCATTCACGGCGTGGCTGTCCCACCGTTGATTTTGGCGGATGGCGCATTCCCCATGCGGAGGTGGCTTGTAAAGCCATACCTTCATCCACGGAACGCGATAGAGCGCCt CTCACTAGGCTGCCCTTCCAAGGCGCCTGTGCGGGCTCGTTGGCCCATCCCCCTCTCGCAATTCTATCACCCTCAGTAA